A single genomic interval of Nostoc commune NIES-4072 harbors:
- a CDS encoding TIGR03943 family putative permease subunit: protein MTNKNPKSKIPNLLLPWLDALAITAWGILMLRYWLTNKLNLLIHPNYIWLAVVTGICFIIIGLFKMQELWQRRRRDVTSNNQHISLFPPGWGSTLLLITAILGFIITPQVFASDKALQRGVTADLLGSTRVKPQAFRATVLPEERSLVDWVRTVNVYPEPDTYTGQKVKVEGFVIHPPDIGKEYLFLARFVLTCCAADAYPVGLPVKLPNNQETYSPDTWLEVQGQMVTENLAGKRQLTIAATSLKKIPQPQNPYSY from the coding sequence ATGACTAACAAAAATCCCAAATCTAAAATTCCTAATTTGTTACTCCCTTGGCTGGATGCTCTAGCAATTACAGCTTGGGGAATTTTGATGTTGAGATATTGGCTAACTAACAAGCTGAACCTGTTAATTCACCCAAATTACATTTGGTTGGCGGTCGTGACTGGTATCTGCTTCATCATTATTGGTTTATTTAAAATGCAGGAACTTTGGCAACGGCGTCGCCGTGATGTTACGTCAAATAACCAGCATATTAGTTTATTTCCCCCTGGTTGGGGTAGTACTTTATTGTTAATTACAGCGATTCTAGGTTTTATCATTACACCGCAAGTTTTTGCTAGTGACAAAGCACTCCAAAGGGGTGTGACGGCTGATTTATTGGGAAGTACACGCGTTAAACCCCAAGCCTTTCGAGCTACTGTTCTTCCAGAGGAGCGATCGCTTGTAGACTGGGTACGCACTGTCAATGTCTATCCAGAACCAGATACATATACAGGGCAAAAAGTCAAGGTAGAGGGATTTGTTATCCACCCGCCAGATATCGGAAAAGAATATTTGTTCTTAGCGCGATTTGTCTTAACTTGCTGTGCAGCAGATGCTTACCCTGTGGGATTACCCGTCAAACTCCCAAACAATCAAGAAACTTATTCCCCTGATACCTGGTTGGAAGTACAAGGACAAATGGTAACAGAAAATTTGGCAGGTAAACGCCAACTCACCATTGCCGCTACCTCTCTCAAAAAGATTCCTCAACCGCAGAATCCTTATAGTTATTAG
- a CDS encoding glucose-6-phosphate isomerase, which produces MDARALWQRYQNWLYFHEGLGLYLDVSRIRFDDAFVDSLRPKFDKAFADMAQLEKGAIANPDENRMVGHYWLRNPDLAPTPELTQEIVQTLEQIEAFAEKVQTGAIHPPRASRFTDIISIGIGGSALGPQFVAEALAPDFPPLKIHFIDNNDPAGIDRVLNHLRNSLASTLVLVISKSGGTPEPRNGMIEVKKAYAGHNLEFAQYAVAITSVDSNLDKLAKDEGWLARFPMYDWVGGRTSEMSAVGLVPAALQGIDVRAMLDGAKEMDDATRVSDVKNNPAALLALSWYFAGNGKGEKDMVVLPYKDSLFLFSRYLQQLVMESLGKEKDLDGNVVHQGIAVYGNKGSTDQHAYVQQLREGVANFFATFIEVLEDRQGPSTEIDPGVTSGDYLSGFLQGTRQALYENHRDSITVTIPQVNPRTVGALIALYERAVGLYASLVNVNAYHQPGVEAGKKAAASILDLQTRVVAVLQKEKAPISLDELAEKAGASEQIEAIYKILRHIHANQRGVVLQGDLQKPGSLTVSAS; this is translated from the coding sequence ATGGATGCTAGGGCACTTTGGCAACGATACCAAAACTGGTTATATTTCCACGAGGGATTGGGACTGTACTTAGATGTGAGTCGAATACGGTTCGATGATGCCTTTGTGGATTCGTTGCGGCCGAAGTTTGACAAGGCGTTTGCGGATATGGCTCAACTGGAGAAGGGTGCGATCGCAAATCCTGACGAGAATCGCATGGTTGGACACTACTGGCTGCGAAATCCTGATTTAGCGCCAACTCCAGAACTTACACAAGAAATTGTCCAAACCCTAGAACAAATCGAAGCTTTTGCGGAAAAAGTTCAAACAGGTGCTATTCATCCTCCCAGAGCAAGCCGCTTTACGGATATTATCTCCATTGGCATTGGTGGTTCCGCCCTCGGCCCCCAATTCGTCGCGGAAGCTCTCGCTCCTGATTTCCCGCCCCTGAAAATTCACTTTATCGATAATAACGATCCGGCAGGTATTGATCGCGTTCTCAATCATCTACGAAATAGCCTCGCCAGCACTTTGGTTTTGGTAATCTCCAAATCTGGGGGAACACCGGAACCTCGCAACGGCATGATTGAAGTTAAAAAAGCCTACGCCGGACACAATTTGGAATTTGCTCAATATGCGGTAGCAATTACCAGCGTTGACAGCAACCTCGATAAACTAGCCAAAGACGAAGGTTGGCTGGCCAGATTTCCTATGTATGACTGGGTAGGAGGACGCACCTCAGAAATGTCTGCTGTGGGGCTAGTACCAGCCGCATTGCAGGGCATTGATGTTCGTGCCATGCTAGATGGCGCAAAAGAAATGGATGACGCTACCCGCGTCTCAGATGTGAAAAATAACCCAGCAGCCTTACTTGCATTGTCTTGGTACTTTGCTGGTAACGGAAAGGGCGAAAAAGATATGGTTGTCTTACCTTACAAGGACAGCTTATTTTTATTCAGTCGCTATTTGCAACAGCTAGTGATGGAATCCTTGGGTAAGGAAAAAGACTTAGATGGTAACGTTGTCCATCAAGGAATTGCCGTTTATGGCAACAAAGGCTCAACAGATCAACACGCTTACGTCCAGCAGTTGCGTGAAGGTGTAGCGAATTTCTTTGCTACTTTTATCGAAGTGTTGGAAGATCGTCAAGGCCCATCCACTGAAATAGATCCGGGAGTTACATCAGGCGATTATCTTTCTGGTTTTCTCCAAGGAACCCGACAAGCGCTTTATGAAAATCACCGCGATTCGATTACAGTCACGATCCCCCAAGTTAACCCCCGAACTGTAGGGGCATTAATTGCTTTGTATGAACGTGCTGTTGGTTTATACGCTAGCTTAGTCAACGTCAACGCCTACCATCAACCAGGCGTAGAAGCTGGCAAAAAAGCAGCCGCCTCTATTCTCGATTTGCAAACACGAGTGGTAGCAGTGCTGCAAAAAGAAAAAGCTCCCATTTCTCTTGATGAACTTGCAGAGAAAGCAGGCGCATCAGAGCAAATTGAGGCAATTTACAAGATTTTGCGTCATATCCATGCCAATCAGCGAGGTGTGGTTTTGCAAGGTGATCTTCAGAAACCCGGCAGTTTAACTGTTTCTGCTAGCTGA
- a CDS encoding RNA ligase family protein — MNTYEAFQKLPPGTQIFGEIYGVQDIKYGLNNGNIGIAIFAVRRGSHFLNYSDFVVFCEEFALPRVPVLYIGAYTWEVVSQFNNANSVVSPNCIMEGVVVQPIIEKTHPEIGRVVLKLISDRYLLRKDGTELH, encoded by the coding sequence ATAAATACGTATGAAGCTTTCCAAAAACTTCCACCAGGAACTCAGATTTTTGGGGAAATCTACGGTGTACAAGATATCAAATATGGCTTGAATAATGGCAATATTGGAATTGCTATATTTGCTGTGCGTCGTGGTAGTCATTTTCTCAATTACAGCGATTTTGTGGTTTTTTGCGAGGAATTTGCTTTACCGAGAGTGCCTGTGCTTTATATCGGTGCTTACACTTGGGAAGTAGTGTCTCAGTTCAATAATGCTAATAGTGTAGTCAGTCCCAATTGCATTATGGAAGGCGTTGTTGTGCAACCGATCATTGAAAAAACGCATCCAGAAATAGGTAGAGTAGTCTTGAAGTTGATTAGCGATCGCTATCTGCTCCGTAAAGATGGAACTGAACTTCATTAA
- a CDS encoding cytotoxic translational repressor of toxin-antitoxin stability system, translating into MTLEMRYARSFLLDLKNLEPAAYERVYDFVFTELAQKWQLSDLKELRQLDSEGIFHRFTLDNYLIGIEIRGEIVKFLRVIPMPDV; encoded by the coding sequence GTGACTCTGGAAATGCGCTATGCAAGGTCTTTTTTGCTAGACCTGAAGAATTTAGAACCTGCCGCCTACGAGCGGGTGTATGATTTTGTGTTTACTGAGTTAGCCCAAAAGTGGCAGTTGAGCGATTTAAAAGAACTGCGACAGCTTGATAGTGAAGGCATTTTTCACCGATTTACCCTCGATAATTACTTGATTGGTATAGAAATTAGGGGTGAAATTGTGAAATTTCTGCGTGTCATCCCTATGCCAGATGTTTAA
- a CDS encoding aspartyl protease has protein sequence MIQGAFGSKGQLFFQIDLITCDGLNLPVDAMLDTGFTGFMAINKQDLDSLDWVYMGNEPLRTAQGEIIFDRYSGKVLLNEQEYEIPVYAGDEITEVLLGSEWLKILPLVVNYQAGILSLG, from the coding sequence ATGATTCAGGGTGCATTTGGTAGTAAAGGACAGCTATTTTTTCAAATTGATTTGATTACATGTGATGGGTTAAATCTGCCTGTGGATGCCATGCTTGATACTGGCTTCACAGGCTTTATGGCAATTAATAAACAAGATTTAGATAGTCTTGACTGGGTTTATATGGGGAATGAACCTTTAAGAACTGCACAGGGAGAAATTATATTTGACAGATATTCAGGTAAGGTTTTATTGAATGAACAGGAGTATGAGATTCCTGTTTATGCCGGGGATGAAATTACTGAAGTTTTGTTAGGTTCAGAGTGGCTAAAAATTCTGCCGTTGGTGGTTAATTATCAGGCTGGTATATTAAGTTTAGGATAA
- a CDS encoding permease — MNQLNNGFTIFLSLLVEAMPFLLLGVLFSSLLLFFVDERKLVEKMPKNPLLGALVGSMIGFLFPVCECGNVPVARRFLIQGVPTPVAIGFLLAAPTINPVVIWSTWTAFRDQPEIVVLRVVFSLAIATIIGFVFSFQKDLNPIVQPAIARYMKYNPPTQPQTKRRGKRSQVQQEATVPNLLQSGTYILGGKAGIPLRIDSNLVPPTIISTSDKPLAAKLRLVVDNSIQELRELGGVMILGSAIAAAIQVLAPRELILSLGAGPITSIVVMLILAVVVSICSTVDSFFALSFASTFSSGSLLAFLVFGPMIDIKSVGLMLSIFKPKTIFYLFTLAAQLTFVFTLFLNLHVF, encoded by the coding sequence ATGAATCAACTGAACAATGGTTTTACTATATTTCTAAGTCTGCTAGTCGAGGCGATGCCTTTTTTGCTTCTTGGGGTTTTATTCTCCAGTTTGCTGCTGTTTTTTGTTGATGAGCGCAAATTAGTAGAAAAAATGCCCAAAAATCCTTTGCTGGGCGCTTTAGTTGGCAGCATGATCGGCTTTTTATTTCCGGTGTGTGAGTGCGGGAATGTACCAGTAGCGCGGCGGTTCCTAATTCAGGGAGTACCCACACCAGTCGCAATTGGTTTTTTGCTAGCAGCACCAACAATTAACCCAGTTGTAATTTGGTCAACTTGGACAGCATTTCGAGATCAGCCAGAAATAGTAGTCTTACGAGTCGTATTTTCTCTTGCAATTGCCACAATTATCGGTTTTGTTTTCAGTTTTCAAAAGGACTTAAATCCTATAGTCCAACCTGCGATCGCTCGGTATATGAAGTATAATCCACCCACACAGCCCCAAACCAAGCGCCGTGGTAAACGTTCCCAAGTACAACAAGAAGCAACAGTACCGAATCTGTTACAATCCGGGACTTATATCTTAGGAGGAAAAGCAGGTATACCTCTGCGGATAGATTCGAATTTAGTACCACCTACCATAATCTCTACCTCCGATAAACCGCTTGCAGCTAAACTGCGCCTAGTTGTGGATAATAGCATCCAAGAATTGCGAGAATTAGGCGGAGTGATGATTTTAGGAAGTGCGATCGCTGCTGCTATTCAAGTACTAGCTCCCCGTGAATTAATTCTCAGTTTAGGTGCTGGGCCGATTACTTCAATTGTGGTCATGCTGATATTAGCAGTAGTGGTGTCAATCTGTTCTACAGTCGATTCTTTCTTTGCACTATCTTTTGCCTCAACCTTTAGCAGTGGTTCATTGTTGGCATTTCTGGTGTTTGGCCCAATGATTGACATCAAAAGTGTTGGTTTGATGTTATCTATTTTTAAACCCAAAACGATTTTTTACTTATTTACTTTAGCAGCACAATTGACATTTGTATTCACCCTGTTTCTGAATTTGCACGTCTTTTAA
- a CDS encoding ABC transporter ATP-binding protein has product MVNNQPSPLPLLVATGLSKSFGGIKAVNEAKIEVAKGSITGLIGPNGAGKTTLFNLLSNFIRPDKGRVIFDGEPIHNLQPYQIAQQGVIRTFQVARTLSRLSVLENMLLAAQKQTGENFWQVQLQPHVVAKEEKELQERAMFLLESVGLAKKAHDYAGGLSGGQRKLLEMGRALMTNPKLILLDEPAAGVNPKLIDDICDRILTWNRQDGMTFLIIEHNMDVIMSLCDRVWVLAEGQNLADGTPTEIQTNPKVLEAYLGK; this is encoded by the coding sequence TTGGTAAATAACCAGCCATCGCCACTTCCCCTTTTGGTAGCCACTGGCCTTTCTAAAAGCTTTGGTGGTATCAAAGCAGTTAATGAGGCGAAAATCGAAGTTGCTAAAGGCAGCATTACGGGCTTGATTGGCCCCAATGGTGCTGGTAAAACCACTTTATTTAACTTACTTTCAAACTTCATTCGCCCAGATAAGGGACGAGTAATTTTTGACGGCGAACCGATTCACAACTTGCAACCATATCAAATCGCCCAACAAGGAGTTATCCGCACTTTTCAGGTTGCACGGACTCTCTCGCGGTTGTCGGTGTTAGAAAATATGCTGCTGGCGGCGCAAAAACAAACTGGTGAAAATTTCTGGCAGGTGCAGTTACAACCGCACGTTGTAGCTAAGGAAGAAAAGGAACTACAAGAGCGGGCAATGTTCCTATTAGAATCGGTGGGTTTGGCAAAAAAAGCACACGATTATGCTGGTGGCTTGTCTGGTGGACAACGCAAGCTGCTGGAAATGGGACGGGCGTTGATGACTAATCCCAAGTTAATTTTGTTGGATGAACCAGCTGCTGGTGTGAATCCGAAACTGATTGATGATATTTGCGATCGCATTCTCACTTGGAACCGTCAAGATGGGATGACTTTCTTGATTATCGAACACAATATGGATGTGATTATGTCATTGTGCGATCGTGTTTGGGTACTTGCTGAAGGACAGAATTTGGCTGATGGTACACCCACAGAAATTCAAACTAATCCCAAAGTTTTAGAAGCGTATCTAGGGAAATAG
- a CDS encoding branched-chain amino acid ABC transporter permease, with protein MVDYLIFLAISSALFALFALGLNLQWGFTGLINFGHIAFMTLGAYTTVLLSLKGVPLPISALAGAIVAALLGLIIGFVTLRLREDYLGIVTIGTGELIRLIVNNQELPVGDTWTSGAFGVQSYPIPLSTEPNLFVRLVMIGLLTLLAAVTFFTLWRWIRTTQISRTTDLGKRITSKQEFASRLGVGIFLAVLAAAIYISGVIGLYNYNPKAGLMLVLLLVLAFVYWRLEILVRSPWGRILKAIREDEEIPKALGKNVFWYKLQSLMLGGAIAGIAGAFFAWQLSAIYPDNFQPQITFDTWIMVILGGSGKNVGTILGAVIFFAYDALTREILPKIVPLDEARLGAFRIMVIGLILMILMIWRPQGILGKKEELTLGK; from the coding sequence ATGGTTGACTATCTCATTTTCTTAGCAATTTCTTCAGCACTTTTTGCTCTATTTGCATTAGGACTCAATTTACAGTGGGGCTTTACGGGGTTAATTAACTTTGGTCATATTGCTTTCATGACCCTTGGAGCATATACAACCGTATTGTTAAGCTTAAAGGGCGTACCCCTACCAATCTCGGCACTAGCTGGGGCAATTGTCGCCGCTTTGTTGGGTTTGATAATTGGTTTTGTAACTCTACGCTTACGAGAAGATTATCTAGGAATTGTCACTATTGGTACAGGCGAATTAATTCGTTTGATAGTAAATAATCAGGAATTACCTGTGGGTGACACCTGGACTTCTGGGGCGTTTGGTGTACAAAGTTATCCTATACCCCTATCTACAGAGCCGAATTTATTTGTCAGATTAGTGATGATTGGGCTTTTGACACTGCTGGCTGCTGTAACTTTCTTTACATTGTGGCGATGGATTCGCACCACCCAAATATCTCGGACTACTGATTTAGGCAAAAGGATAACTAGCAAACAAGAATTTGCATCACGTTTGGGTGTGGGAATTTTTTTAGCAGTTTTGGCAGCAGCGATTTATATTTCTGGGGTAATCGGATTATATAATTACAATCCAAAAGCGGGTTTAATGCTGGTGTTGCTGTTGGTTTTAGCATTTGTATACTGGCGATTAGAAATTTTGGTGCGATCGCCTTGGGGTAGAATTCTCAAAGCCATCCGAGAAGATGAAGAAATTCCCAAGGCACTGGGAAAAAATGTCTTTTGGTATAAATTACAATCTCTCATGTTAGGGGGTGCGATCGCAGGTATCGCTGGTGCTTTCTTCGCTTGGCAACTTAGCGCCATTTACCCTGATAATTTCCAACCGCAGATTACCTTTGACACTTGGATTATGGTGATTTTAGGTGGTTCTGGAAAAAATGTTGGCACAATCTTAGGTGCGGTAATTTTCTTTGCTTACGATGCACTGACGCGGGAAATCTTACCCAAAATCGTCCCCCTTGATGAAGCCCGTTTGGGTGCATTTCGGATCATGGTAATCGGACTAATTTTGATGATACTAATGATTTGGCGACCTCAAGGTATCTTAGGGAAAAAGGAGGAACTTACTCTTGGTAAATAA
- a CDS encoding NAD(P)/FAD-dependent oxidoreductase — protein sequence MREILYLEVPTSDIATVRNWLQTDFEPGNGEKVLTSEGFRLKIPTATTTATGTISENLPAELSVFVWSVQRTTYLKVFRWAEQPFPKEGQILQRLTKEIRSRFPHHYPEPPAIDLSKQSIFEALGSAYPLTVKYFQKMPNGEYDLTRAYWWEQRWREGVRNPQQPRQVVFSSQGDKGLGTGDWGKDNPNTQSLIPNPHFDIIYIGGALGAIHAALMAKLGYKVLLVERMPFGRMNREWNISRDEIQSLVNLGLLTPAELETIIAREYKDGFNKFFDANNPYSLRSPVLHTPTVLNLGLDSEKWLQMCGQKLQAAGGEIWDETEFIRADIDISQVLLKVKHLPSQVEKQVSGRLLIDAMGTASPISWQLNGGRAFDSVCPTVGAAIESGFEPQVWDSQYGDVLYSHGDISRGRQLIWELFPGADDELTIYLFHYHEVNAENPGSLLEMYEDFFTILPEYRRCDMDKLVWKKPTFGYIPGHFSVGSSDRTVAFDRLIAIGDAASLQSPLVFTGFGSLVRNLERLTTLLDTALKHDLLSFRHLNRIRAYQSNVSVTWLFSKGMMVPTGKFLPPQRINSMLNTFFGLLADEPQEVADNFIKDRCDWLTFNRLALKAARRNPALLLWIWELAGPRDLGRWLGSYFNFGRHALISSLLSPWFGRFLNQVGFWLEPRNPGLWLWLLAINYAIATGKPRSRAQVEKANPEAIIPKSEVRISH from the coding sequence ATGAGAGAAATTCTTTATTTAGAAGTTCCAACTTCGGATATAGCAACTGTGCGTAACTGGTTACAAACAGATTTTGAACCCGGAAATGGAGAAAAAGTGCTTACCTCGGAAGGCTTTCGCCTCAAAATCCCCACTGCAACTACAACTGCTACCGGGACTATTTCCGAAAACTTGCCTGCGGAACTTTCGGTATTTGTCTGGTCGGTGCAACGAACTACCTATCTGAAAGTGTTTCGTTGGGCAGAACAACCCTTTCCTAAAGAGGGACAGATTTTGCAACGCCTAACCAAAGAAATCAGAAGCCGTTTTCCGCATCATTACCCAGAACCACCAGCAATTGATTTATCTAAGCAATCGATTTTTGAAGCACTAGGCTCTGCTTACCCCCTCACCGTCAAGTATTTTCAGAAAATGCCTAACGGTGAATATGATCTAACGCGTGCCTACTGGTGGGAACAACGATGGCGCGAAGGAGTACGGAATCCGCAACAGCCGCGTCAGGTGGTGTTTTCCAGTCAAGGGGATAAGGGACTGGGGACTGGGGACTGGGGAAAAGATAATCCCAATACCCAATCCTTAATCCCTAATCCCCACTTCGACATCATCTACATCGGTGGCGCACTAGGCGCGATTCATGCAGCACTGATGGCAAAACTCGGATATAAAGTTCTGCTGGTGGAACGAATGCCCTTTGGGCGGATGAACCGAGAATGGAATATTTCCCGCGATGAGATTCAAAGCTTAGTAAACTTGGGTTTACTCACCCCTGCTGAGTTAGAAACCATCATTGCCAGAGAATACAAAGACGGATTCAATAAGTTTTTTGACGCTAATAATCCCTACTCACTGCGATCGCCCGTCCTCCACACACCCACAGTCCTAAATTTAGGCTTAGATTCCGAAAAATGGCTCCAAATGTGTGGGCAAAAACTGCAAGCGGCAGGCGGTGAAATCTGGGATGAAACAGAGTTTATCCGTGCAGATATTGATATATCACAAGTACTTTTGAAAGTCAAGCATTTACCTAGTCAGGTTGAAAAGCAAGTAAGTGGACGACTGTTAATAGATGCAATGGGAACTGCATCGCCCATCTCTTGGCAATTAAATGGTGGTCGTGCTTTTGATAGTGTATGTCCGACGGTGGGAGCGGCAATTGAGAGCGGATTTGAGCCGCAAGTATGGGATTCGCAATATGGGGACGTTCTTTACAGTCATGGGGATATCTCGCGGGGAAGACAGTTAATTTGGGAACTGTTTCCTGGGGCAGATGATGAACTAACAATTTATTTATTTCATTACCATGAGGTGAATGCTGAAAATCCCGGTTCCTTGCTAGAGATGTACGAGGACTTTTTCACGATTTTGCCAGAGTATCGCAGGTGCGATATGGACAAATTGGTGTGGAAGAAGCCGACATTTGGATATATACCGGGGCATTTTAGTGTGGGAAGTAGCGATCGCACAGTTGCCTTTGATCGATTGATTGCGATCGGTGATGCTGCATCACTCCAGTCTCCCCTCGTCTTTACCGGCTTTGGTTCGCTAGTTCGCAACTTAGAGCGTTTAACAACCCTGTTGGATACTGCTCTCAAACATGACTTGTTGAGTTTCCGCCACTTGAACCGAATTCGCGCTTACCAAAGCAACGTTTCCGTGACTTGGCTATTTTCCAAAGGCATGATGGTGCCTACTGGGAAATTTTTACCACCCCAACGGATTAACTCCATGCTCAACACCTTCTTTGGATTGTTAGCAGACGAACCCCAAGAAGTAGCAGATAACTTCATCAAAGATAGGTGTGATTGGTTAACCTTTAATCGGCTAGCACTCAAAGCAGCTAGAAGAAATCCTGCCTTACTTTTATGGATTTGGGAACTTGCTGGCCCCAGAGATTTAGGGCGATGGCTTGGTAGTTATTTCAACTTTGGTCGTCATGCGTTAATTAGCTCTTTGCTGAGTCCGTGGTTCGGGCGCTTCTTGAACCAGGTAGGTTTTTGGCTAGAACCCCGGAATCCGGGATTGTGGCTGTGGTTATTGGCGATTAATTATGCGATCGCCACAGGCAAACCGCGATCGCGCGCTCAAGTCGAAAAAGCCAACCCAGAAGCCATAATTCCGAAGTCAGAAGTAAGAATTAGTCATTAG
- a CDS encoding Ig-like domain-containing protein, which yields MTKSKVFIQPLDRIAIALMLLLSVLIGLIILQGDVVTARVRDFTWQNQQIGAEDNSFTLTFSRPMEVKSVEDNLKIEPPLAGKFSWAGRRMVYTLVTPAPYGTNYKVQLQGAKDKFAQQEGRNRVIQPFVGTFRTRDRVILYIGTDKEEQGRLVLYNLTQEQKRLLTPQDLIVMDFEAFPDGGKILFSARAAKNQDLLSAQLYTVTTGVPGKSGQEVEPAGKVDLVLDSKDYQNLKFDLSPDGQTIVIQRGNKTNPGDFGLWFMPATSNGSAEKPTPKRLESQPGGDFMITPDSQAVAVAQGQGAAILPLQGDARKPLDFLPQFGLVQAFSKDGSQAAMVKFNTDYTRDLFLVTNQGVQKQLLKTTGSILSCQFDIASPTLYCLLTQLVSKEQYIEQPYVVAIDLKTGQQKPLLVLPPAQRNVQMSLSSDGLGLLFDQVVPQTNPPASLPTNTLKTDDGDVIATSSLWLMPLLPIADAATVEIRPEQLPLTGFRPRWLP from the coding sequence ATGACAAAATCTAAAGTATTTATCCAACCACTAGATCGGATAGCGATCGCACTAATGCTACTGCTGAGTGTGCTGATTGGGTTAATTATATTGCAAGGTGATGTGGTGACTGCTCGTGTCCGGGACTTTACCTGGCAAAATCAACAAATTGGGGCAGAAGATAATTCTTTCACCCTTACTTTCAGCCGCCCAATGGAAGTAAAAAGCGTAGAGGATAACTTGAAAATCGAGCCACCCCTAGCAGGTAAATTCAGTTGGGCTGGGCGACGGATGGTTTATACACTGGTAACACCAGCACCTTATGGCACAAATTATAAAGTGCAGTTACAGGGAGCCAAAGATAAGTTTGCCCAGCAGGAAGGCAGAAATCGGGTAATACAGCCCTTTGTTGGTACCTTTCGGACACGCGATCGCGTCATCCTTTACATAGGAACCGATAAAGAAGAACAAGGACGATTAGTTCTTTACAACTTAACCCAAGAGCAAAAAAGGCTACTTACCCCTCAAGACCTGATAGTAATGGACTTTGAGGCCTTTCCTGATGGTGGGAAAATTTTATTTTCGGCTCGCGCGGCTAAGAACCAAGACTTACTTTCAGCCCAACTGTACACAGTGACAACAGGCGTTCCTGGTAAATCTGGACAAGAAGTAGAACCAGCAGGCAAAGTTGACTTAGTTTTAGATAGTAAAGATTATCAAAACCTGAAATTTGACTTATCACCTGATGGGCAAACTATTGTGATTCAACGGGGCAATAAAACTAATCCCGGCGACTTTGGACTATGGTTTATGCCAGCAACCAGTAACGGTTCAGCAGAAAAACCCACCCCTAAACGTCTGGAAAGTCAACCTGGGGGAGACTTTATGATTACACCAGATAGTCAAGCCGTAGCAGTTGCCCAAGGACAGGGAGCAGCTATCCTACCACTGCAAGGTGATGCCAGGAAACCTCTAGATTTTCTGCCGCAGTTTGGTTTGGTACAGGCTTTCTCTAAAGATGGCTCTCAAGCAGCGATGGTAAAGTTTAATACAGATTACACACGAGATTTGTTTTTAGTAACAAACCAAGGTGTGCAGAAACAACTATTAAAAACAACAGGCTCAATTCTCAGCTGCCAATTTGATATTGCCTCACCCACTCTCTATTGCTTGCTGACACAGCTAGTATCAAAGGAACAATACATAGAACAGCCTTATGTGGTGGCAATTGATCTAAAAACTGGTCAACAGAAACCACTGCTAGTACTGCCTCCCGCTCAACGAAATGTGCAAATGAGTTTATCATCTGATGGTTTGGGCTTGTTATTTGATCAAGTAGTACCGCAGACAAACCCCCCAGCATCATTACCTACAAACACTTTAAAAACTGATGATGGAGATGTTATTGCTACTAGTAGTCTGTGGTTAATGCCTTTGTTGCCCATCGCTGATGCTGCGACTGTTGAAATTAGACCAGAACAACTCCCCTTAACCGGATTTCGACCCCGGTGGCTACCTTGA
- a CDS encoding Uma2 family endonuclease: protein MQLEIQKFYYTPEEYLDIEEKAEYKSEYRDGEIVPMTGGTTNHNKIALNLAASLKIALRRKNYDVYIGDVRLWIPRYRQHTYPDVMVIEGQPIYTGTSTTTVMNPMLIAEVLSKSTKNYDQGDKFLYYRSIPEFKEYILIDQYQYHVMQYVKTAESQWLFTELEHESAILSLQTIDFQIELRDLYEQVNFAENNED from the coding sequence ATGCAGTTAGAAATACAAAAATTCTATTACACACCTGAAGAGTATTTAGATATTGAAGAAAAAGCAGAATATAAAAGCGAATACCGTGATGGAGAAATTGTACCAATGACGGGTGGCACTACAAATCATAATAAAATTGCTTTGAATTTAGCGGCATCCTTAAAAATTGCTTTAAGGCGTAAAAATTATGATGTTTATATTGGTGATGTGCGTTTGTGGATACCTCGTTATCGGCAGCATACCTATCCCGATGTGATGGTGATTGAGGGACAGCCTATTTATACGGGAACCAGCACAACAACGGTTATGAACCCGATGTTAATTGCTGAAGTTTTATCTAAATCGACTAAAAATTATGACCAAGGCGATAAGTTTCTTTATTATCGCTCTATTCCAGAATTCAAGGAATATATTTTAATTGACCAATATCAGTATCATGTTATGCAGTATGTAAAAACTGCGGAAAGTCAATGGTTATTTACTGAACTTGAACATGAATCTGCAATTTTATCACTGCAAACGATTGATTTTCAAATTGAATTGCGCGACCTTTATGAGCAAGTAAATTTTGCAGAAAATAACGAAGATTAA